A stretch of the Candidatus Jettenia sp. AMX2 genome encodes the following:
- a CDS encoding methyltransferase domain-containing protein — MGNNTINNEQTVIDEYAHIASRYDKRWSFYISATLRETLKRLDIKPTDTLLDVGCGTGTLLEAISQKYPSAKLVGTDISREMLRIAYRKQFKKCSLVESNSRQLPFHSESFDMVVSCNAFHYFRMPEECLSEIARVLKPQGRIVITDWCDDYIACRICDIFLRIFNRAHFKTYGLDACRRMLRDAGYTNIEAEKYKINWLWGLMTARALR, encoded by the coding sequence ATGGGCAACAATACAATAAATAATGAGCAAACAGTTATCGATGAGTATGCCCATATCGCTTCACGGTATGACAAGCGATGGTCATTTTATATCAGCGCAACACTTCGGGAGACATTGAAACGGTTGGATATAAAGCCGACCGATACCCTATTGGATGTGGGTTGTGGTACTGGTACATTGCTGGAAGCGATTTCACAAAAATATCCTTCCGCTAAACTGGTTGGGACAGATATTAGCAGAGAGATGCTCAGGATCGCTTATCGCAAGCAATTCAAAAAGTGCAGTCTCGTTGAGAGCAATTCACGGCAGCTACCATTTCATTCTGAAAGTTTCGATATGGTAGTTTCCTGTAATGCCTTTCACTATTTTCGCATGCCTGAAGAATGTTTATCAGAGATTGCAAGGGTTCTTAAGCCCCAGGGGAGAATCGTAATTACTGACTGGTGCGATGACTATATCGCCTGCCGTATTTGTGACATATTTCTGCGCATATTCAACCGTGCCCATTTTAAAACATACGGACTGGATGCATGCAGACGTATGCTACGGGATGCCGGTTACACAAACATAGAGGCCGAGAAATATAAAATCAATTGGTTGTGGGGCCTTATGACGGCAAGGGCATTAAGGTGA
- a CDS encoding sulfite exporter TauE/SafE family protein — protein sequence MDYLVICTVALIVSALTLFSGFGLGTLLMPAFAIFFPIEIAIAATAIVHLANNLFKLALVGKLANYKIVLIFAVPASIMAITGALLLNYFTDVPPITEYTFSGRTFSITVVKIVIGILLAIFAILELNPRFEKLGFHPKYIPLGGALSGFFGGLSGQQGALRAAFLIRTGLKKESFIGTNVVSAVVVDISRLAVYGATFVAKNVAVLQNHINIRLVFAAVFTAFLGSFIGSRLMKKITFRTIQIIVGMLLLFVSIMLGIGLI from the coding sequence ATGGATTATCTCGTTATCTGTACCGTAGCGCTTATCGTTTCTGCGTTAACCCTTTTCTCAGGTTTTGGATTAGGCACCCTTCTGATGCCGGCCTTTGCGATTTTTTTCCCTATCGAAATTGCCATTGCAGCAACAGCCATCGTCCATTTAGCAAACAATCTTTTTAAACTGGCGTTGGTCGGTAAACTGGCAAATTATAAAATAGTACTGATATTTGCTGTTCCTGCCTCAATCATGGCCATTACCGGGGCGCTCCTGTTAAACTATTTTACCGATGTTCCACCTATTACAGAATACACCTTTTCTGGAAGAACCTTTAGCATCACGGTTGTAAAAATTGTGATTGGCATTCTTTTGGCAATTTTTGCAATTTTGGAGCTCAACCCGCGTTTTGAAAAGCTTGGGTTTCATCCGAAATATATTCCGCTCGGCGGAGCGCTTTCCGGATTCTTTGGTGGACTATCGGGTCAGCAAGGTGCCTTACGTGCTGCTTTTTTGATCAGGACGGGACTGAAAAAAGAATCTTTTATCGGAACAAATGTAGTTTCTGCAGTCGTGGTAGATATATCACGGCTTGCTGTTTATGGAGCTACCTTCGTCGCAAAAAACGTTGCTGTACTCCAAAACCATATAAACATTCGGTTAGTCTTTGCCGCTGTTTTCACAGCGTTTTTAGGTTCATTCATTGGCTCACGCCTGATGAAAAAAATCACTTTCCGTACCATTCAAATTATTGTCGGGATGTTATTGCTTTTCGTATCGATTATGTTGGGAATTGGATTGATATGA
- a CDS encoding 4Fe-4S binding protein: MTASSRQKGFNLLSIRFVRSFVLWPGFPYIFQLFTIAVFVLLAVTGWRRFTPEGVNDKLYAKTNIVNLLIWGLWWPSIVWMSVLFGRVWCMVCPLELIANGTERFARRLGIKQLVLGMWLQSGTLIVGIYALIQLLVSGINLHRVPAYTSVFLWGLLSTAALAGFFFKDRAFCRGFCPIGLLLGTYGRGSMLAVRAGSDQVCGTCTGKDCIKACNRTRLDGRSCPSLLNPPKLNSSRDCLVCGQCIKSCKPDNMQLVLRRPFHPADTREPLASWPTTIFVMLVSGFVTYELCTEWNVAKSVLLWIPASLSSYFGFSSAMGWIKGIWIICIYPTILWFVLGVISVFTRRSISLTHSWRLLALPLVVIVSAGHMAKGLAKFTSWIGFLPYALKDPSGIETVSEITSKTISQPGPILSLPSVSVAGIVLIVAGLCFSIREARLANPETYHRHLVPNYIVASLFLFIITGWGLLQ, from the coding sequence ATGACCGCCAGTTCCAGGCAGAAAGGATTTAATTTACTGAGCATAAGGTTTGTCCGGTCCTTTGTTCTGTGGCCGGGTTTCCCCTATATTTTCCAATTATTCACAATTGCGGTATTTGTGCTTCTTGCGGTTACCGGCTGGAGGCGGTTCACACCGGAGGGGGTGAATGATAAACTGTACGCCAAAACAAACATCGTAAATCTTTTAATTTGGGGCTTGTGGTGGCCTTCGATTGTCTGGATGTCTGTATTGTTCGGCCGGGTCTGGTGCATGGTATGCCCCCTTGAGCTTATTGCAAACGGAACAGAACGATTTGCACGAAGATTGGGGATCAAACAACTTGTTCTGGGCATGTGGTTACAGTCGGGTACGTTGATTGTTGGAATATACGCCCTGATACAATTGCTTGTTTCCGGTATCAACCTGCATCGTGTTCCGGCGTACACATCTGTATTTTTGTGGGGATTGCTCAGTACCGCAGCCCTTGCAGGCTTCTTTTTTAAAGACAGGGCATTTTGCCGTGGTTTCTGCCCGATAGGTCTCCTGTTAGGTACCTATGGGCGCGGCAGCATGCTGGCAGTACGTGCCGGATCAGACCAGGTTTGCGGAACTTGTACCGGTAAGGATTGTATCAAGGCTTGTAACCGGACAAGACTCGATGGCCGCAGTTGTCCAAGCCTGCTGAATCCCCCCAAATTAAACAGCAGCCGCGATTGCCTTGTCTGCGGTCAGTGCATAAAATCGTGCAAACCTGACAATATGCAGTTGGTCCTGCGTCGTCCGTTTCATCCCGCTGACACACGTGAACCGCTTGCCTCGTGGCCGACCACCATTTTTGTCATGCTGGTTTCCGGATTTGTAACATATGAACTATGCACTGAATGGAATGTTGCGAAGTCTGTATTGCTCTGGATTCCTGCAAGCCTATCCAGCTATTTCGGTTTCTCTTCTGCAATGGGCTGGATTAAAGGAATATGGATAATCTGTATATATCCTACGATACTTTGGTTTGTACTCGGTGTAATATCTGTATTTACCCGCAGGAGTATATCCCTGACACATTCCTGGCGTCTCCTGGCTCTTCCTCTTGTCGTTATTGTTTCTGCAGGACACATGGCAAAAGGTTTAGCAAAGTTTACCTCCTGGATAGGTTTTCTTCCCTATGCATTAAAAGACCCTTCAGGAATCGAAACGGTTTCAGAAATAACCTCGAAAACAATTTCACAGCCAGGACCTATTCTCTCTCTGCCGTCTGTTTCTGTTGCCGGTATAGTATTAATCGTTGCAGGCCTCTGTTTTAGCATACGTGAAGCCAGGCTTGCGAATCCGGAAACGTATCATCGTCATTTGGTCCCAAACTATATAGTAGCCAGCCTTTTCCTCTTTATCATTACTGGCTGGGGGCTCTTGCAATAA
- a CDS encoding helix-turn-helix transcriptional regulator, giving the protein MNDITRTLLRDIHLAFIKIHILYHASKEEVFGIGLIEELGRHGYKLSPGTLYPTLAKMQEDGLLVCEYRIVDHKQRKYYKITRTGIKMLNKVKVKLKELYEEVVRET; this is encoded by the coding sequence ATGAACGATATTACTCGTACCCTGTTACGGGATATTCATCTTGCATTTATAAAAATACACATCCTTTACCATGCATCAAAAGAGGAAGTCTTCGGTATAGGCCTGATCGAAGAACTGGGCAGGCATGGTTACAAGCTGAGTCCTGGTACACTCTATCCAACACTGGCAAAGATGCAGGAAGACGGCCTTCTGGTATGCGAATACAGGATTGTTGACCACAAACAGCGGAAATATTACAAAATTACCCGAACAGGGATCAAGATGCTTAACAAGGTAAAGGTTAAATTAAAAGAATTATATGAAGAGGTCGTAAGAGAAACATGA
- the phoU gene encoding phosphate signaling complex protein PhoU — MTRELYHKELNNLENEVLKMGDMVAHAIKLSVEALQKRDRTASHEVIKNDLLINKKRFEIEEKCISLIATQQPMAIDLRTLTSILSIITDLERMGDYAEGIAKISLLIGNEPLVKPLIDIPRMADIGLSMLERCLKAFIKRDVEEARLICKEDDKVDALHDQIYRELLFLMIGNPKIIHGATYLTWVSHNLERIADRVTNIAERIVFMVTGKMEELNVSKY, encoded by the coding sequence ATGACTAGGGAACTTTACCATAAGGAATTAAATAATCTGGAAAATGAGGTACTGAAGATGGGGGATATGGTAGCACATGCTATAAAACTCTCTGTGGAGGCACTTCAGAAAAGAGACAGAACCGCCTCCCACGAAGTAATTAAAAATGACCTCCTTATTAATAAAAAACGTTTTGAAATTGAAGAAAAATGTATTTCCCTCATTGCGACACAACAACCGATGGCCATTGATCTGAGGACATTGACATCAATACTCAGTATTATAACGGATTTGGAACGTATGGGAGACTACGCAGAAGGGATTGCCAAAATAAGCTTATTGATCGGCAATGAGCCACTGGTAAAGCCCCTTATTGATATACCCAGAATGGCGGATATTGGATTGTCTATGCTGGAGCGTTGCCTTAAGGCTTTCATAAAAAGGGATGTAGAAGAGGCAAGGCTTATCTGCAAAGAAGACGACAAGGTAGATGCCCTTCACGATCAGATCTACAGGGAACTCCTGTTCCTGATGATAGGGAATCCCAAAATAATCCACGGAGCCACCTATTTAACCTGGGTGTCGCACAATCTGGAACGCATCGCAGACAGGGTAACCAACATTGCCGAAAGGATTGTGTTTATGGTTACCGGAAAGATGGAAGAACTTAACGTATCGAAGTACTAA
- the pstB gene encoding phosphate ABC transporter ATP-binding protein PstB: MKIKVPEPIVTIIDLNLFYGKTKALKNINLDISKNKITSFIGPSGCGKSTLIRCLNRMNDLIEDVSIEGTVKIDDQDIYSPGIDVTELRRRVGMVFQKPNPFPKSIFENVIYGPRIQGIRNKNTLSEVCEKALKKAALWDEVKDRLHVSALDLSGGQQQRICIARAIAMEPEIILLDEPCSALDPIATAKIEDMLLELKTDYTVIIVTHNMQQAARISEHTGFFMLGELVEFNTTTAIFTNPSEKQTEDYITGRFG, translated from the coding sequence ATGAAGATAAAAGTTCCTGAACCAATTGTAACTATCATTGATCTGAACCTTTTTTACGGGAAGACCAAGGCATTAAAAAATATCAATCTCGACATTTCCAAAAATAAAATAACCTCCTTTATCGGACCTTCCGGTTGCGGAAAATCAACCTTGATTCGATGCCTGAATCGCATGAACGATCTTATCGAAGACGTATCAATAGAGGGAACCGTTAAAATTGATGACCAGGATATCTATTCACCGGGAATTGATGTCACCGAATTACGCAGAAGGGTTGGCATGGTATTTCAGAAGCCCAACCCCTTCCCAAAATCAATTTTTGAAAATGTTATATATGGCCCTCGTATACAGGGCATCCGGAACAAAAACACCCTTTCAGAAGTGTGTGAAAAAGCACTGAAGAAAGCAGCATTGTGGGATGAAGTGAAAGACAGGCTTCATGTGAGCGCCCTTGACCTTTCGGGTGGCCAGCAGCAGCGCATTTGTATCGCACGGGCAATCGCTATGGAACCCGAGATTATCCTCCTCGACGAGCCATGCTCCGCACTCGACCCCATCGCTACCGCAAAGATAGAAGACATGCTCCTTGAGCTGAAGACAGATTATACCGTTATCATCGTAACCCATAATATGCAACAGGCAGCAAGGATATCAGAGCATACCGGATTCTTCATGCTGGGAGAACTTGTCGAGTTTAATACAACAACCGCTATTTTTACAAACCCTTCTGAAAAACAAACTGAAGACTATATTACCGGCAGGTTTGGTTAA
- the pstA gene encoding phosphate ABC transporter permease PstA produces the protein MKHFFKTGIPYIWLTACSLTITLLMMGGLVALIMINGLSVFWPYPITQFTLKDGSIVLGEVVKREPVPYQEDAFRTKLKIGNRDVYGLDFTWIEDADIISLEYPRNALAFERREWGNMYGFLKGLIRDDDDDDDDEEEEEDDDDMVSLTQQDLLPLLKENHALVREIRHIEKKIIGNINHRMEKNRIALKRLKSQEPSERIRKKIEALKASTLNLEKAYREQEGILTELYSQAMEEKIVVQLAEGEERTVPVFQIIRAYAPNEMGTLSKFGFYLIKFWEFLSGEPREANTEGGIFPAIFGTVMLVFIMSIAVVPLGVLTAVYLKEYAGDTVFARIVRISVSNLAGVPSIVFGIFGLGFFVYLIGGSIDELFFSDTLPSPTFGTGGILWASLTLALLTVPVVVVATEEGLSAVPKSLREGSFALGATKFETIRKILLPHATPGILTGIILAIARAAGEVAPLMITGVVKLAPSLPIDSKFPFIHLERKFMHLGFHIYDVGFQSPNVEAAIPMVYTTTFVLLAIILLLNITAILIRNKLRKWYRAASL, from the coding sequence ATGAAACATTTTTTTAAAACAGGAATCCCATATATCTGGCTGACTGCCTGTTCACTAACGATTACACTCCTGATGATGGGCGGATTAGTTGCGCTTATTATGATAAACGGACTCAGCGTCTTCTGGCCGTATCCTATTACCCAATTCACGCTTAAAGATGGTAGCATTGTCTTGGGAGAAGTGGTAAAGAGAGAGCCTGTTCCCTATCAGGAAGACGCTTTCCGGACAAAACTAAAGATTGGAAACAGGGATGTTTATGGTCTTGATTTTACATGGATTGAAGATGCGGATATTATCTCCCTCGAATATCCCCGCAATGCCCTGGCATTTGAAAGGCGAGAGTGGGGAAACATGTATGGTTTTCTGAAGGGCTTGATAAGAGATGACGATGATGATGATGATGACGAAGAGGAGGAGGAAGATGATGACGATATGGTGTCCCTCACACAACAAGACCTGCTCCCGCTCTTAAAAGAAAACCATGCGCTCGTCAGGGAAATACGGCATATTGAAAAAAAAATAATCGGTAATATAAATCACCGGATGGAAAAAAACCGTATTGCCTTGAAACGTTTAAAATCGCAGGAACCATCAGAACGAATTCGTAAAAAAATCGAGGCTTTAAAGGCCAGCACGTTAAACCTCGAAAAAGCTTACAGGGAACAGGAAGGCATACTTACCGAACTTTACTCACAGGCAATGGAAGAAAAAATTGTGGTGCAGCTTGCCGAAGGTGAGGAGAGAACGGTTCCTGTTTTTCAAATAATCCGTGCATACGCTCCAAATGAAATGGGAACTCTTTCAAAATTTGGTTTTTATCTGATAAAATTCTGGGAGTTTCTGTCAGGCGAACCAAGGGAAGCCAACACAGAAGGCGGTATATTTCCTGCTATTTTCGGCACTGTCATGCTGGTATTCATTATGAGCATAGCGGTTGTTCCGCTAGGGGTATTAACCGCAGTCTATTTGAAGGAATATGCAGGTGATACTGTTTTTGCCAGGATTGTACGCATCTCGGTCAGTAACCTTGCCGGCGTACCTTCCATAGTATTTGGTATCTTTGGCCTCGGCTTCTTTGTTTATCTCATTGGCGGCAGTATTGACGAGCTGTTCTTTTCTGATACGTTACCGTCCCCGACCTTCGGGACGGGTGGTATTCTTTGGGCATCCCTCACCCTGGCGCTGTTAACGGTGCCGGTTGTCGTTGTAGCAACAGAAGAAGGATTGTCTGCTGTCCCGAAATCCCTGCGGGAAGGGTCCTTTGCCCTTGGTGCCACCAAATTTGAAACGATCCGGAAAATACTGCTCCCGCATGCAACCCCTGGTATTCTTACCGGTATAATCCTTGCAATTGCACGGGCAGCCGGAGAAGTTGCACCGTTAATGATCACCGGAGTAGTAAAGCTGGCTCCATCACTCCCTATAGACAGTAAGTTTCCCTTCATTCACCTCGAAAGGAAGTTTATGCATCTGGGTTTTCACATTTATGACGTCGGCTTTCAATCCCCCAACGTTGAAGCAGCTATTCCTATGGTGTACACCACAACCTTTGTGTTACTGGCAATTATTCTTTTACTGAATATTACGGCTATACTCATACGGAATAAATTAAGAAAATGGTACCGTGCCGCATCGTTATAA